TTACTGGATATGTCACTTAAATCAATTACCAAAGATTATTGTAACAAAGAAGAACATCTGTagataaaaataaactgaaattaaaataacgGTCCgtggatacgctgttttgtcgtcaatctctctcgcactcattgatggAGATGCGGCAGTCCTCGCGGCTCGTCACAGGGACAATCGGCGCACGCACACATTCGCAAAAATACAGTCTTGGGCTCCTAAATTGGTCCACGGTGGGGAGGTAGAATTGTAGCAGTAAGATCACTTAAGTGCTTTTTCATGAGAGTCCCCAAAAGCACAGCCGTAAATTGGGAGGAAGACTCGAGTTATATTGATTAGTACGCTAGAGTAGACCGCGTGACCGGTGTCAGACAAATTTCAATCGGTATTCGGTTCGGTTGTCCTTTCCCGCCAATGCCACCGATTCTGTAGGTATGCTCTGCTGCATCAtcgcaaattgaaggcgttttaatcgGTTGCTTGACGAACTTTACCAAAATTAACGTATCTGCATTTAGACTTTGGCACGCCCCATTAGTAAAAATCAATGTCACCGATGTTGGGTTTGTGCATTACATACACGGGATGGCAAGATTTTACCGAAACTATTCTAAATATTACCTGaagtgacgttgcagacttagtgttttttatcatttttaaatttaaaaactacCAACTCacagcaatttttaaaaactaccGTGCCAGAAACACGGTGTTCTCATTGATGACTCTACATTAAAAGAGAGATAAATATCTTCAACGGTCTcaaacttcttctttcctcGCACTTTCTCATGTTCTGTCTCCTCTTTGAAAGAGGAGACATCATAAGAGGCAAATACCTGGGAGGATATTGATGAGGATATTGATGCATAGAGTATGCTTTCTGGCCTATCTTGGAATTTGAAGGcggaaagaaaatcagcataaacATATAAAAATGTGTACACCTTTTGAATCACATCTGATTCCTCCAAATATTCCGTGAGTATAACCATCGCAGTTTTAATAAAACAGTTAGTAACATCTCATTCTAAAACAAATTTgccgtaaaatttcattttcttttctgtctCAGTTTTTATTTGTCAGGAATGGTCCTCTgatttattctttttctctAAAATGTCTTACAATTGCATTTCTATCTTTTACCTTCCTAAAATTCTGGTCCGACAAATGATACGTTTATAAAGCTGATCCCCCAAAAAATGTAGTAGGATAGAATATACAAAGAGgccattttaaaaaagaaaaacgttaTAATAATATACATTTcaagctggagcgcacttcagctatgcattcaccactgcaaaaatgtcaaaggaaattgacaagcccagcggtaatggaggctatttcaattgtaatcttccgtcgcatttctacggcgcaatgatacaactatttgaactctccggaatgcgtgaggtatcacggcacatttgaaggcgttttcaaaacagccaagtagTGATATCcagataatcgttttgcatagttcatattattttgttttcatttctaaccacttgttcaTTTATaatcctccgataaaaattacccatttgctatatacaattctagctggagcgcacttcaactatgcattcacgactgctgaaatgtcaaaggaaatcgacaaagctagcgtgtatgaaggctatttcaattgtaatcttccgtcgcatttctaaggcgcaatgatacaactatttaaactctccggaatgcgtgaggtatcatggcgcatttgaaggcgttttcaaaacagccaagttccaatacccggattatcgttttgtatagttcatattcttttgttatattccgtaccacttatttatttttaatcctcgtataaaaaccatccatttgctaaatacaattctagctggagcgcacttcagctatgcattcaccaccgcaaaaatgtcaaaggaaatcgacaagcccagcggtaatggaggctatttcaattgtaatcttccgtcgtatttctacggcgcaatgatacaactatttgaactttccgggatgcgtgaggtatcacgccgcatttgaaggcgtttttaaaacagccaagttccaatacccggattatcgttttgcatagttcatattatttcgttatattccgtaccacttatttatttttaatcctcgtataaaaaccacccatttgctaaatacaattctagctggagcgcacttcagctatgcattcaccactgcaaaaatgtcaaaggaaatcgacaagccaaGCGGtgatggaggctatttcaattgtaatcttccgtcgcatttctaaggcgcaatgatacaactattggaactctccggaatgcgtgaggtatcatggcgcatttgaaggcgttttcaaaacagccaagttccgatacccggattatcgttttgcatagttcatattattttgttttcatttctaaccacttgttcattcataatcctcctataaaaattacccattagCTATATACTTATGAATGATAAAATACTATGTCATGTATGCTGATACCATCCGAATCCAAAATAATTCAATGTATTTTACAGTATTGTGGTCTATCCTCTTCCATTGAGTGCCACTTATCAGAAGGACTTCCAACTAACCAAAGAGATAATGGCGACTTACTTTCAGAATCTGCTTTTGGAGTCAAAATCGATACTCAACTGGGCCAGAATTCAAGTTTCTCTCAGTCTCTGTTCCGGTAAGAGTTTTATGCATtcactttcaatttttagcaaaatataTTCCAccaaacgtggcaaatattatAGTTACTATTTCAATACATTGACTTGAGATGAGCACTCTTCCCCTCAAACTTGCACTAATACTCGTTAAAGTTTAACTTTTGACTTTAGTGCGGCTgatatttggaattttttagctttGAAATCCCCGCAGAATAGTACAAATAGGCATAATATTCTACCACCGTGTTAGTAGCAAATATTTCCAATATTGTTAATAGTTTTCAGTCAATATGATGTAAAAATACTAGCCTCTTGACCTTTCGAAATTATCATaattaaaattcaatatttGAATTAGGGTGAGCAAACTTTTAGCTGCACGATTGTATAAACCCTGGCTTCATATGGACTGGATCTACGAGAAAACAAGCTATACAAAGGAATTGAACATTGagtgccagggccggattaaaggggtggcccatgcggcaaatttagggggcggcaaattttgcaatttttttaaatgtaggtataaaaaaattatcaatgagaaaaggggacaaaatccttctttcctgagagtatagtaatttctacttttgtcgtttttcggtgattcAAGAGACAGCTTCTTTAactagtcgagttaagagaggaactaaacacgcaatttggcccggagcttagcgcagagaggaatgatgacgaggacttgagatgaaaaggacaagccctcggcgcggcggtcggcatgtaacacatattagcgcctacaagactgcatgaatacttcacccattgcgacaaacacagtgcggtcaggagcggttggcgtgaatcgcatagcgcctacaagactgcaggaacacttcacgcattgcgccaaacacagtgcgatcagcgcggcgcagcggcggaaggtaaaattatcataccacatttatgtttgttctttcataattttttggttcatttcataAATGGATGGAGAAGCAAAGctctgtgaaattttgctagaaGTGTTAGCAGGGCTTTTGCAAATAATGTATCCAATaagagtaggtaaacgcgtcttatcccccccccccccccccccccggcacgttcacttgatgatattttttttttttttttttttttttttttttttttttatgcatgagGTTTGTAGGAAAATGATTTGCTTGGTATAGAATCGAGATAtctgataatattttatcttTCTTCCGGACCAAACTCCTGTTACTAATGCCAACATTCATTGCATTCTAAATTCGAGGTATTTATTAGATGCAACGTATGGTTCTCACGAAAAtggttctttcaatttttcaagccAAGACATGATTAGATGAGgcacttaaatttttattcGCGGTGAGTTAAAAAAAcctagacttcattttgcaattaatgaCTGGTATTTCACCATGAAAGCACAATTACTCCCATGGTAAAACAAATAGCACGTACATTATTCCGGaaacgagccagaaatattagtcCCCTTTGCGAAAATTAGCCCGTTTACGATATCAACCTCGTGAGGTGAAAAATTGTCATATTTCATTCCATGGAGTATCAAATATCCTCAATGGGACGAGAAATTTGCAACACTGCAACACGTGGTCTCGTAATTCCCTCATCGATATCGTTCAGTAtcaaagaagaataaaacaagttggtttttgcaatcgctagcgatagcaatattcgtcatgggaacttttgcttctgggatatgaaaatgttaaggtacagttcgtttgtagcatcttcagaattgaaggggctatgtaattttgtgtcgacatctcttttttaacatttttaattttttttctttgcatacaagaaagctgttatttaccaattatttatttccgttggattatgtatggttttcggaagttaacgcatttaactttcagtttcgttttttcggcgtaaagtattatttttactctacgcatatgcccgaatacgcatcataagtgacctatgtgcttcctaagttgccatttttttcattcaaatagatgtaactgaaatgttagatgtgtactacctatactactttcatgtcattgctttatttatttatttatttatttatttatttactttttgagtaggtataaattgttattttttgctgaattttggagaaaatattgctttaagaacgtggaacgtaaattaattttattgaaaaaagaaaataccatcattaatttgggcgaacagagaaaatatacatcaatatttgggtcaacatctccctgattatatgaaggatgaatatattagtatttctgtatcaaaaaacttagcttttgtcttcagagatacaatgattctagtcccagtcaatttgttttattggaaaaacaaaaaaacaaaaaataaataaaaaaaaaaaacaactgaaatgttagacatactattttcatgtctttctatttgtatcaataggtactttttgcttaacttacgaacgttgaatgcaaattaactttatttaaaaaagaaaataacgtcattaatttgggggaacatgtggctgattatatgaaggaggtatatacatacataaagtcgcgattatagcgccgcctcgcgctctgcgacgcccaatcgccattgccccctatcctcccagagatcatcaggcaactGGCACCTTccgatctcctcctccaccccctgtcgccaacctttcacaggacgtccacgccgtcgccttccgggaggaacccaatcgaagacctgcttgggcaaccgatcatctgccatccttcgcacatgtccataccagaccaactgcttggacctgatatcgtgcacgatgtccttttccacacccattatctcgcgtaccctttcattgcggatacgctctcttctcgatatcccagcagaccttcgccaaaagtccatctcggttgccctaagcatgtcttcagttcttttcttaagttgccagacctcactcccgtaagttacgatactcttcacgatgacgttgtaaattttccttttggtctccttggagatactctggtcccagagaaccccatttagcatcgcgatagctttcctgccttgcacattccgatctttaatggcccgatccaaatttccgtccttagttaaccaaactccgagatatttatactcttcacagtccaggatcttccggccatcctccagttcaatgctttgctgatcaccaccgataaccaacttctccgtcttaaccacatttacttccattccccactttcggtatacttccactagcttccgcgtcatgtaattcgcatcttcttcgtcctgagctattaccacctgatcatcagcaaagcacagagtataaagggtgccatcttcacgtagcgggacgcccattcccgaacagcatcttttccattcctttaaaacttcttccaggtacactttaaataaggttggcgacaaacaacacccttgtttcagtcctttagtaattaaaaaccccaacgataactccccatgcgatttaaccctagagaaagccccaccataaaattccttaatagcactaattagtcccccactaaaaccccttttgttcaaggcttcccaaagtttcatcaatggcacactatcgtaagctttctggagatccacaaacactagatgtaattcctggccaactcccttctttttctctatgacgtggatgatggtaaataagtgatcaatcgttgaccgaccggctctgaaacctgcttgctcttccgcttcatgttctttccactcctcttcaatttttgctttcaagatttttccatacactttgctcagggtacctgcaaccgacagtcctctatagttatcacactcatcttttctacccttcttcttgtatataggtgacacccaagactctttccattctgtcggtacctttccaccgtccaagcaatcttgcatcaggtatctcaaccgttgaaacagcttgcaggttccacacttgatcaactcagcagggatatttcccggacctggagctttatcgttcttcagctctcgtacggcctttaccacgtcctccatatggatctccaagttatgattatcgttagtatactccaagcttacacctccatcttgaaattcttgaaggaggtatattccagtatttatgtttaacatattaactcacgagaaaattttcgcacatttatAATCtagtattaagtattttttgatgattagtctaaaacattcaatacaaccattaaaaagtaacacccaccgtcgggtatcgaactcccgattgcCTAGTGCCCGCTCCTTTTCATAAAAACGTGGCGACTTAGTCAACCAGGCTATCACGGCTCCGCGGTCGAGTGCGTAAAAATAGCCTACAAAAGACTCTGACGGTGGGCGgggcttatcacaagagttgttttcGACGCTTCGTAGCTCCTGAGATAAgaaagaaatgagctaagcgcctctctctgtgagacattgtttacctatgctatcatgtgtctcaaggttcatctcatcatgcatttgctatcgcggcagtaagctgaggcaatatttctgtattcatggattaaatcaatcaatcgagttctgattttggctcatatatccgtaacgagtcctccagaacaattttccaccttgtacgatggttattatttctttacttctatttttcgaatttgaggtgggataatggcggcttctcaagagcaactaggtaggcgatcttttgcaccaacgaacagaaaactgatggcgaaaaataaccaatcagaacctcccaaaaaaaagaatttgcctaaaaacggaacttcgtggttctgcgcagatttaccagtcagacacgacatcttaaggtggaaaaaaactcgctgaaagcgaattttagcaatcaacacaacttgacgtagagacatgattggctaaaaaatacaacggtttttgatacatcggaaaatcaaccaaaaatcggagactgggcgaaacgctcaaggtcgcagaggtatagggaatcccatagcgaaagcaacggaacgattctaatatcatggggaactccgttcccatgacaaaagcGCTGTCTATACCATTGCTATATTTATCATTTCCAAAACACACAACTATTTCACTTCATGAACTTCCGTGAATTCAGCAGGTACCCTCCAGTTGGggttgccttcaatttcaccgcataggcaacaaacatactggAAATCGCGAGTATATATTTTGACCAAATGTTGCAACTAGAGACTACAATTTAAAGTTCATtcttaaaaatacttatgtgaacacggagaaaaaaaatttcgtgcgtgggacccgaagttgaggtcatatggatctctgaagtttttggatcacgtatctaaaatcttgaggtccagctgccgaagttcgggtcagacatctcaagtactccggtacataccgaggtgcctcgatgtctgacccgaacttaggcagctggacttcaagttttcggatacgagaaattcagagatccatataacctcaactttgggtcccacgcacgaagtttttttctccgtgcataggGATTTTAAAAGTACAGACTAAACCGAGCGAGAAATTAcagtttttaattgcaaaattgattccACTTATTCGTAAAATAGtcatttttatacaattttatttttttaaaatctcaggGTTGACGGAAAGGTGTGTTTaggaaactcaaaaataaggagCATTATGATATTCAACTTTACTTAGTCTTTCCTTAGTTGTATATATTTCTAAAAACTGTcgattaaattttatttgcggtatgttttacttcatttacacccactttcattggttttttctttctgcCGGGAAGTGAATCAACTGCACTGGCGCATTGCTTTTTGTCTGCTAATGCTTGCAATGCACCCAGAAATTCAGGTAAATTCTAAATCTATAATTTGGGCATGTAGTAGGAACAAGAGTTGccttaaaaacaaaatgacgaTACAAACTATTTTGTGCTTAAACTTTGTTCaccaaaagaaacaaaaaacaagcagtgaactccaacacaatgtgttgataaggcgcgtcattaactcgcacatatcaacccctttagttttcatttacagagatttcaaaaaaggcaagcagcacaacaagagaattcacgatccaacactgcaaggtcagcgacgcaccttcacgagaccgtgtattgtgaatctagaaagctattcgaacaaatttaagttttttgatctgcctcaagcaaaatcttttcagattcttgaagaaaagtgctacggaaaaatttcagcgaagaaaggaaaaattctgtcgaattcctagaagataaagtcgatttaaaggtattttggggctaaaatacccaaatcaccggtattataaatcccgttatattattgaaaagaaattgactcgatataaatgcaattgtcttaaatatgtcttgattttgttattttaaacgtcttttcatgcaaagaagctcaaccatgtccatgctttattcattcatgaattgaaagtaagcaatccacatcccgaaaatctaccgatttgccgtaaaaaatcgcagaaacttgatataccaggtcgatgtacccactctttgaatttaccaatcaatttagtgagtgcacgtatgtgaaagtcaaaatgctatagtcattttgggtgcattcatttttcatgaaacaattgtaagtaatttcaatcccgaaaaaccataaattttccgtataaaattaaaaaaatcaaaatatgtcgactccctgccgtgaaaattaaattctacgtgtgaaaatacttatgtatcgatatgctgaacagaatgcccgcctctcctcgtaatttacaaaccgttcctatactcatctcaaaatttttctcagagctttgtgttattatcagcttccatttaaaccccggtttgatggccgaatcggctgcccaaaaagcaagccatttttgaagggctctatgagaaattcgtgatattatcagctctcaggaaatcaccccatgggtaaaattgctggtataaattttcgagtgcttaaaataatcgtattcaagaaactaaggcattaaactatggagtcaatttcgttttaataatataacgggatttacttgtcttcaggtcaaaactcatacaagaaagccccttgcaagaggctaattttttgtaatgtcactcaattttttctcctttttataattgaattgcttgtcacattctgaggtcaatcatattaaattgtaatttatacatttcttcttttcccccttcattttattttttgtttggagaagttttgttgatttcttcggatttcgaatactgtaacttctcttctatttggccgatttttatgaatgagacctcttttaactcgtgttttaacggagaggaaggaaaaaattgctaaaaactcgcgaaacaattttttttgaaaattggacgaatcctagcgtgacggtgaaatggttaatgaagcgtaagtaattgggcgaggggctgaggatcccggcctcgcttttttttttttttttttttttttttttcaaacaattattttatttgttaaatgaCAGAGTAGAATGATACGTGACAGGGTATCACCTGAAGGCCTAAGTTTACATATTATTAGTTTTTAAAGAtcctatttacaattttttgattATTCCCCCCTGTCCCATGGAAGCTTATTGTCTAGTTACTTAAGTTCTAATTGGTTTCTCGAAGATCCTCTGTCTTCTTTTCGCTttagttgtttttgtttgtccCGGAATTGCCTTGGGGTGGCCTGTCTTCGGGTGAGGAGGAGGGTTGGCAACTATCGTCATCCTTTTCTTGATTAAGTGCATGTTGTTTTCCCTGTAGTGTGTTCTTGACGTATGCATGTATTAGTGTCCATTTTTTGCGAGAATCTAGCATGGTTGGTATTAGATTATCTGGAGTTAGAGTTGGTATGtttagtgttttttccagttcttctttcttttgtcTTACGTTGTTACAAGTGAAAAATGTGTGTTCAGGCGTGTCTTTTATTTCAATTCCGTCTTTTACACAATATGGACAATATGGGTCTTTTCGTTTCTTGAATCTATGTAAGTAAGAGGCATATGCGCCGTGACTAGAGAGAAATTGCGTAAGATAAAAATCTGGTTGGCCGTGTCTTCTGTTTAGCCATTTGTGTAGTTCTGGTATGACTCTTTTTGTCCACTTGTTTGGTGAATTTGACCATTCTATCTCCCATCTTGTCATCTTGTCCTTGTGTATTTCTATTGGGTCTTCTTTCATATATTTGCTCATTCTTTCTTGAATAAGAATGGTTTCCGATGGTATCCCTGAAATTATATTTAGTGCGAAGTCTGAAGTTGTTCGGTAGGCGCTGCATAAGGCTAGTTTGAGTGGTCTTAgcgtttttcttatttcttctttgtttttcttcaggTTACAA
The genomic region above belongs to Bemisia tabaci chromosome 8, PGI_BMITA_v3 and contains:
- the LOC140225275 gene encoding uncharacterized protein, giving the protein MIFDEILNLNTTPDSLKQAYADDTLLIITGVNEEEIKTKTKQITKQIKEKLRKKKLLTEDNKTEAILLHGPRKAENIEVTVGEAQITAGTSLTSLGFQITRGVRMAKHIKAACEKARKVATHFRPLLPNLHVPTFIRRKIMIQAVMSIIFYGVIIWAPDCNLKKNKEEIRKTLRPLKLALCSAYRTTSDFALNIISGIPSETILIQERMSKYMKEDPIEIHKDKMTRWEIEWSNSPNKWTKRVIPELHKWLNRRHGQPDFYLTQFLSSHGAYASYLHRFKKRKDPYCPYCVKDGIEIKDTPEHTFFTCNNVRQKKEELEKTLNIPTLTPDNLIPTMLDSRKKWTLIHAYVKNTLQGKQHALNQEKDDDSCQPSSSPEDRPPQGNSGTNKNN